The following are encoded in a window of Candidatus Omnitrophota bacterium genomic DNA:
- a CDS encoding arsenite methyltransferase: protein MKESDVKKTVREGYGKIATPGQWGAPTTNCCGTGSHAEDVSKLMGYSEEELATLPEGANLGLGCGNPVALASIKEGETVLDLGSGGGIDCFLASKKVGPNGKVIGVDMTPEMLARARENAHKAGITNVEFREGEIETLPVEDNSVDCIISNCVINLVPDKLKAFAETFRVLKPGGRLMVSDIVLTKELPGKVKESMDAYVGCVSGAVLKQDYLKAMQDAGLTNVRVQSETSFEVSSGCCGAPDDTTQIIAKNAGLTPEQVREIAPAVKSIKVTAIKPKP, encoded by the coding sequence ATGAAAGAATCCGACGTAAAAAAAACAGTACGAGAGGGTTATGGCAAAATCGCCACCCCAGGTCAGTGGGGAGCCCCCACCACGAATTGCTGCGGCACAGGTTCCCATGCCGAGGATGTCTCCAAGCTCATGGGCTATAGCGAGGAGGAACTCGCCACCCTACCCGAAGGCGCCAATCTCGGATTAGGCTGCGGGAACCCTGTGGCCTTAGCCTCCATTAAGGAAGGCGAGACCGTGCTCGACTTGGGTTCGGGCGGTGGCATTGACTGCTTTCTAGCTTCCAAGAAGGTGGGCCCCAACGGCAAGGTCATTGGGGTGGATATGACACCTGAAATGTTGGCGCGGGCCCGGGAAAACGCCCATAAGGCCGGCATCACGAATGTGGAGTTCCGGGAAGGAGAAATCGAGACCCTTCCCGTGGAAGACAACAGTGTCGATTGTATCATCTCGAACTGTGTGATTAATCTGGTGCCCGACAAACTCAAGGCCTTTGCGGAGACCTTTCGTGTGCTCAAGCCGGGCGGGCGATTGATGGTCTCGGATATTGTGCTGACAAAGGAGCTACCCGGAAAAGTGAAGGAATCCATGGATGCCTATGTCGGTTGTGTCAGCGGAGCAGTTCTCAAGCAGGACTACTTGAAGGCTATGCAGGACGCGGGTCTCACAAATGTGAGAGTCCAGAGTGAAACGAGTTTTGAGGTCTCCTCCGGTTGCTGTGGCGCGCCGGATGATACGACTCAAATTATCGCCAAGAACGCGGGTTTGACACCGGAACAGGTGCGGGAGATTGCTCCTGCGGTGAAAAGCATCAAAGTCACCGCAATCAAACCAAAACCATAG
- a CDS encoding pyridoxal phosphate-dependent aminotransferase codes for MLSERTRWDLCQNRLSEALSLRKERGERVLDLTCSNPTQCDLLLYPPEILRAFDDPRCYQYNPSPQGLLAAREAVCAYYSGQCVNIHPDQVFFTAGTSDAYSYLFQLLADPGDSMVALRPGYPLFDTLAGLQGLELRGVSLEYWEGWALPAHALEAAFQKNTKALLCVHPNNPTGNYLKHAERIWLLELAARHQAALIADEVFYDFSWKENPEQAPSFAGNEEALCFTLNGISKMLALPQMKLSWIALSGPKALRQEAAARLEVVCDAHLSVGTPAQVALESWLHLRPLIQEKICRRLSLNRQTLLKQCRISGSVEFLDSEGGWYAVIRVPQTRTDEAWALYLLEEYGVHVHPGYLFDFSEEGYLVLSLLPTPEVFEEALALCLKAVEDAA; via the coding sequence ATGCTCTCAGAACGCACGCGCTGGGATCTCTGTCAAAACCGGTTGAGCGAGGCTCTCTCCCTTCGCAAGGAACGAGGGGAGAGGGTCTTGGACTTGACTTGTTCCAATCCCACGCAGTGCGACCTATTGCTGTACCCCCCTGAAATCTTGCGGGCCTTTGACGACCCGCGCTGTTATCAGTACAATCCTTCGCCTCAGGGCCTGCTGGCCGCGCGTGAGGCCGTGTGCGCCTACTACTCCGGGCAATGCGTGAACATCCACCCGGATCAGGTTTTTTTTACTGCGGGCACCAGCGACGCCTATTCTTATCTTTTCCAGCTCTTGGCTGATCCCGGAGACTCGATGGTCGCGCTGCGTCCCGGCTATCCCTTATTCGATACCTTGGCCGGGCTCCAGGGTTTGGAGTTACGCGGCGTGTCTTTGGAGTATTGGGAAGGCTGGGCGCTTCCGGCACATGCGCTGGAAGCCGCATTTCAAAAAAACACCAAGGCCCTTCTCTGCGTGCATCCCAACAACCCCACCGGGAACTATCTCAAGCACGCCGAGCGCATATGGTTGCTGGAGCTTGCGGCGCGTCATCAAGCAGCGCTCATCGCGGACGAAGTCTTTTATGATTTTTCCTGGAAAGAGAACCCGGAGCAGGCGCCGAGTTTTGCGGGCAATGAAGAGGCTCTGTGCTTTACGCTTAACGGGATTTCCAAGATGTTGGCCCTGCCCCAAATGAAACTCAGCTGGATTGCCCTCAGCGGGCCCAAGGCTCTGCGCCAGGAAGCGGCAGCCAGATTGGAAGTTGTCTGTGATGCCCATTTATCGGTGGGCACTCCGGCCCAAGTGGCCCTGGAGTCTTGGTTGCATTTGCGTCCTCTCATCCAAGAAAAGATCTGCCGGCGCCTGTCCTTAAACCGGCAAACACTCCTCAAACAGTGTCGGATTTCCGGGAGTGTGGAGTTTCTGGATTCGGAGGGGGGATGGTATGCTGTGATCCGGGTGCCGCAGACGCGCACGGACGAGGCCTGGGCACTCTATCTGTTGGAAGAATATGGGGTGCACGTGCACCCGGGTTATTTGTTTGATTTTTCCGAGGAGGGTTATCTTGTCCTCAGTCTCCTCCCCACCCCTGAGGTCTTTGAGGAGGCGCTCGCGCTTTGCCTCAAAGCCGTCGAAGACGCTGCCTAA